Genomic window (Chitinophagales bacterium):
AATCTTTTCCAAAATCGCTCCTTTTTAATTCATTCTCGGCAAGTAGAAACTGCGATATCACATGCTTGGGCAGCGTGGCTCCGGCTGCAATCATAGCGGCAGTTTTCAACCATTCTTCTCTTGTCATAACTTCTTATTTATTGATACAATTGTGTTTTCTATTCTAAAGTTTAGCGCACTGCCATTTTTCTAATCATAACTGAGAATATTGAAGGGAAATGGCGTTTCATCCACACTCCAAATTTTTCTTTTAAGCCACCTATTACCACTTCTTCTTTTCCGCAACTGATAGCCGAAACTATTTCTGCCGCACATTGCTGTGGCTGTAATCCCTTTTGTGTGGCTTCATCCATTTTTCCGAGTGGTGTACCATCATCGGTTAGTGCATTTAACGATACATTGGTGGCAATAAAACCCGGGCAAACTAACAATACTCGAATGCCATCGTTGTAGCACTCTGCCCTAAGTGAATCAAAAAAACCATGTAATGCATGCTTGGCAGCGGCATAACTACTGCGCCAAGGCGATGGTATTTTACCTACAGCACTTGTAATGGTTACAAATAATCCGGATTGGGCAGTAATCATAAAAGGCAGTACTTGCTTGGTAAGTGCCACCGTGCCAATGTAATTTACATTCATCAGCCTTTTATCTACGTCTATAGATGTGTTTTTTGCCAGCGAGCGCTGGCTTAATCCGGCATTGTTTATGAGTATATCTATACGCCCAAAGCGCTGCACTACCTCGTTTGTTTTCTCTTTAAAGGTTTCCGGCCTCTCTAAATCGAGTGGAAGCACCCAACAGTTTTCTTCACTTAGTGGCAACAACTTTTTTACACGTTGCAGTTCATCTTCGCGCCTGGCAGAAATAACAAGTTTCACATTTTCTTTGGCCAATTCAATTGCCAACGCCTCTCCTATTCCCGATGAAGCTCCGGTGAGCCAAACTACCTTCCCGTTCAAATGTTTCATTCTTCTAAAGACATTAAATCGTAAGTATCGCTAAACTTCTTTTCGGCATTATTAAAACTATTCCAATACTGCACTTCTTCATCCATCATTTTTCTATGTAGCGAATCGGCAATTGCAATTTGCTCTTCGCCCAGCGAGTCGCTTACCAATGAATTGAAATAAGGAACAAAATTTTGATTGATGTATGTTTCGTAAAAACGAAGTAACCCAACAGATGTAGTGCGGAGCGAAGAATCGCCTTCAAAATTTCCCTTAAAATTTACAGAGTCAATTGTTTTTGATATCAGCGAGATGTACTTTTGCGTAACCTCTGAACTTATAGATAAACTGCCGCTGTGGATTGCATCGGCATAATCAATTACACTATCGGTAACAATAGCTGTTGATTTTACTATGGCATCGTGATAGACCTTAGCTTTTCTAGCATTTTCTTTACAAGAAAAAAGCAAAAAAACTGTGCAAGTGATAACAAAAATGGACTTTATGCGAATCATGCGCGAGTAGCGTGAATAACTTTAACAAACCTAATCCTTTTTTTGTCGTATAAAAATATAATACCCGGAAGTATTTGGTTTAAGGTGTACTTGTTTATGAAAAAGAATTTACGGTTGGTGTGTATATGCGTGCTGTTGCTATATGGCATTGTAGCAGCCAAAGCCAACGTAGATAGCTCATACAATAATCGTATCATACTTACCCAAAAAAGCTTCCAAAGCATAAAGCAGAAAATTGCCGATGAATTCCCCAAGGTAGATGCTCATTTTTTCCCACTTGCCGATTCTGCTTTTTCATTCTCACAAAATCCGCAGTTTAGTTCCGAAGAAAAATTCCGCTATGCCAATACATTGCTGCGCTTTATTACTGTAATATACAATAGTGCCACCGATGAAGAAATGGCAAATGGTAAACTAAACGATGGTTTTAAGTACTTCATACTACTTGCCGAGTGGGACAACAAAAAAGTATTGGAAGAAAACATCCGCTTATATAGGAAGTTCACATTAAGCTATGCTTCCCTAATTCCCGATGACAATATTTGCGAAAAATTTATTGTAGCCTATTCAAGGGAAAACCCCACAGAAGTACTGCGCTATGCAGCTCAATTCGGGCAGCGCACTTTTGCATTAGATATTATAGACAGCATGGCAATTGCTGCTCCCGATTTGGTAAAAAAATACCTCTATTCAGAAAATGATGTGAGCGACAATATTGTTCGCAGTAAATCGCCTGCATCGAAATACCTGCTAAGCGTTTATAGAACATATGGACAACGCTCCGATGCTTATCTCTTAGCCTACAACGTATTAAAAAATGAATTTAGCATGGATGCTGCCGATTCTCTTGGCGATAATCCGCAAGACCTTTTTAAAATACTGGTAAGCAACCTAAAAAAGCCCGATGCATTTGGCAAGCATTCAATTTATCAAGTATTAGAAAATTACTCTATCGACCAAGTTCGTAAAGCCAATGAAGTTTCAAAAAGCAGTACCGGATATGCCGTATCGGATTACT
Coding sequences:
- a CDS encoding SDR family oxidoreductase, which translates into the protein MKHLNGKVVWLTGASSGIGEALAIELAKENVKLVISARREDELQRVKKLLPLSEENCWVLPLDLERPETFKEKTNEVVQRFGRIDILINNAGLSQRSLAKNTSIDVDKRLMNVNYIGTVALTKQVLPFMITAQSGLFVTITSAVGKIPSPWRSSYAAAKHALHGFFDSLRAECYNDGIRVLLVCPGFIATNVSLNALTDDGTPLGKMDEATQKGLQPQQCAAEIVSAISCGKEEVVIGGLKEKFGVWMKRHFPSIFSVMIRKMAVR